The Zea mays cultivar B73 chromosome 7, Zm-B73-REFERENCE-NAM-5.0, whole genome shotgun sequence DNA segment ATATCCCTAGTTAGGTTTGTTATAGTTAACTTAATGATGTTTATTTAGCATTACAAAAAATATCAGTAACTTTTGAATAGATTGCTTAAACTTGTGATTATATGTCTTACTGCTGCTTAGTTATTTTCTTTTGctattttgtgtgtgtgtgtttttttaCTAATATAAACAACCTTGTGCCTTAATTTCTTATCATGGCCTGTCTCCGAGAAATGTACTTGGGGAAAAATAATCATGTTTTTAAGCCCATTCCAGATCTGTTTCCGTCATGTTCATGTGTTGTGCCGTCCAGTTCTCCAGATCTGAGTTCTGAATTACCAGGCCAGAGTATAGGGTAGGATGAAGCTCTTGGACTCCAAAACTAGATGGGGTTGTTGGATAAGGCAGATGCTTGATTTGCCGCATGGGGGAAATGCTCATTTGGTTTACAAGCGTAGTATACATGAAGGGATCATGCAAAATCACAGTGACCGGAAAAATGTCTTTTTTTTCTCATACAGAGTTGAGCCTGTGGAGAGGAAAAATGACCAGCTTTAGTCAATTTCtcattcccttttcttttttctttttcattttttacaGCCTTCGATCGCTCATACAAATGAAAACAAACTGCTAGCTAAGATCTTATATACACGCTTCATACATCTTTCTCCCTTTTGGGTTCAGAAAGAAACATGTCTTTGTACAACACTGGAGAGCTCAAGCCACACTGCTCCTCCCTCCTTCCTCGTCAAGTACGATCCGTGTGTGCTCTTGGATCCGCGTTCCCAGGTGGCGTGTCTGTAGCCTCTGTTTATGTATGGATCAGCGATCACCTGGCCTCAGAGGCAGAGCCCTTCATTATCCTGAGCTTCTTGCACGAAGAGATGAACATACTGCAAAGGGGGTGAAATTAAGAATCACAATTAATCAGGCTTCTGTTCACCAAACGTATCCTCAGATCCACAGAACGGAGCAGCATGCTTGCTGATCCGAACCCGACGGTGTACTTACTCCCAGGGCACGTCTCCGGCGAGCATGAGGTCGCCGTCCTTGTCTTCGTAGGCGATGGCGTGCTGGTGGTGGTCGCCGCCGCCCTCTGCCGCCGCGGAGAAGGAGTTGGTGAAGAGCGCGTCCAGAGCCTCCCTGAGCTCCCTGTACCCCTTGTACATCCGGAGGTCCACCTTCCTGAGGTACGGCGCGCCGTCCATGCTCACCTTCACGTACAGgcctccctgctgctgctgcttctgcTTCTGCTCGACCTtcttggccgccgccgccgcctggaaGGTGTTCTTCCTGTACGCCCTCACCGGCGGCCACCCGACCACTTGCGCCCTGACGAAGCGAAAAAGGCAGGTTAGCCCATGCACCCCTGTCTCTTGAATTGAATCTTGATGCAGGCGGTGCCTACGAAGGGAGCTGGGAGCGTGTACATGGGGGGTCTAGTTCTTACTTGGGAGGCGCGGCGgtgtcgtggtcgtggtcgaagtCGAGGTCTCTGGCGGCCGGGCTGGTCCCCGAGGCCTCGCTCTTGGTGCCGTCGTCCAGAGCGCGCTTGGCCCCGACGGAGGGCGACGGCTTCTTCTGccagtcgtcgctgctgctgctgctggtcccAGGCAGGCCGAGGCGGAGCTCGGTGGCGCTCAGGTTGTCGGCGTCGAGCTCCATGGATCGGAAGCGAAAGGAGAGCTTGTTTGGTAGCTGCTCTGCTCTTGACtcgagagagggaggagatgagGATCGAGGAGAAACTTTGTGTGGGACTGGGATTGAAGAGGTGCCGGTGAGACTGAGACCCCGCGCTTTATAGGGTGGTTGACTGGTTGCGACGAGGCTTTCGCCACCGCCGCGGCGCTGGCGCGTTTTAAATGGTGGCGCGGAGGCGCGTGTCCCGCGGCGGGGGTGGCAGCGGGGCCAGGGGGGCAGGTGGGCCGGCGGCATGGCCCGATGCCGCTGCCTGGGCCcgggccgacaggtggggcctggGAGGCTTGGACGCGGGGTCGTGGGGTGGAGATTCCTTGTCGGGCCTGGGACGGTTGGGGCCGGGAGGCGGCAGCCCACGTGGTGCGCGGTCGCGCGGGGCCCACCTGCCTGCGGGGCAAGGCGCCGTGTGATTGGGTTGGGTGGGCAACCGGCAGTGCACACGTGTCGGCGGTTGGACGCGCGGGCAGGGCTCCGCCCGTGTGCGCAACGTGTTCGTGTTCGTGGGAAGAAAAAAATAGACGCGGTTTTTTCAAATTGCTGTGGACGGAGACGGACTGGAGGTGAGACTTGAGAGGGAGATGCTGGGAGGTTTCCCCACACGCCGACATGATGAGGCTGGTTTGTGTTGAGAAACACTAATGAAGGGTTACATGGGCAAATACTGAATATAGCTCTGAGGGCTAtcgcgtctctatatatagaacttgtacccctcatatggaatagagaagagaaagaggtcagaggcccaaccctacatcATATCtattgtgtttcctctgtcgtgctaatGGGAAGGGAGACTGGTactctacagcttcttgcgcctctactgctgacgggaggaaaGGGAGTGGATCTGATGATCCGTGTTGACGTAGTTcttaacacgttatcagcacgctctaccttaATGTTGCTACGGATTCGATCGGCACCGACCCTCCATCACGCCGGCAGGTCCTCCGGtttagccgaactgtcctacgcgaccggCTCAGATTCATCTACGCAACCAAATTGAGTGGTATGATTTTGTTTGTTAGTAGAATGGATCTACCCGCCCCCGCTCGGTGTGGCTAGCGCCACCACTAGAGACCGCGCCAGCAGCGCCGTCCCTCACCCCCGCGTCGGCACGTAGTGCACTGCGTGCATGCCGGCCGCCGCCGCATGTGCCTGCCGCAAACGTTGAATTTGATATTGGTGTGCGAGAGCGTGTCGCGACCGTCGGGAACCACACGGCCGAACATAGCAGCACCGTGACTGCGTGTAACGACGACACGCGCAGGTCAACTCAATGTCACGCTGTAGGCTACCCATGGGCGAGCTTCGTCCCAGCCGACGTGTGCCACACGAGCGAGACCGAGGTCCGCCGCAAGCCGCGTGTGCAAGCTTCTGCCATGGCGTCAGCAGATGGGCAAGGGCGCAAGGTTGGCATCGGCAGGCCGAAGCGAACGGCCTGGCTTGCGGTCTATGCGGCGATCATAGAGGAAATCGGATCTTTGACTGCATGCACACACTTGTGTCCGAAAGAAAAAAAAGCAATCTTTGACTGCCATGCACACAGTTGAGCAGAGGAGCGGGTAAACCGCATGTGGCCATGCAGCAGAGCAATGCACAGGCACGTCGCGCGCGGTGTGGCTGCTCCCAGGAAACCGGATCCAAGACTGAGTCACTCTCGGATGTGCTCTGCATGCACACTGTGCGGCATACACAAACAACCACGCACACAGGCAGATGCATGCAGACTCATGATTGATCTACCTTTTGGTTAAATATTTGATGTCTTAAATACTTAGTAGAAAATTGCATGCTTAAATATTGGAAAAAAATTTTACACTTATGATTAAGCATCAATATTGGTATTTATTTTTTCTACTTTATTTTCTGAAGTAAATAGTAGAAAATTATTAAAATGCATGTGGAGTATATATTGTGTATActcaaatcgctctaaatatttatatTGTGTTGAGCTTTTAAACTCACGatgagcgattaaattgtatagtgggtactcgGACACGCCGATCAGGCTGCGTTATTAATCGGCTGAGTTATGGCATCAGCTATGCAttggctgcgccctggcaacacgacacggtatttgtgtcgtacgaacttggctgcgtcatgtgattgctatgtcgcgctctctattaatcggatcgctcctgttgagtcagaccgccatcgttgagtcgcgtatttttcgtatgccctgtaggcactgtctGTCAGCCGTGATCATCggagccacaattgcgcctgttgcgcacgttgcgtgGATTTATCGTGTACCCCAATTACTGAGCCACAATTGCGTCTATTGTGCTTGTTACGAAGGCTGGTtgtgttgtcgtagccctgatggccgcacacgcATTGACGTCAGatacgctagagcttgtactcgcgtggattaTGGTGGGTTATTCGAGCCCCTTAAGTCACATTATTttgcaaccttcgtaaacaattttgtttggctctatattttgtttgattgtgttgtgtggcatcgtatatttatatatatcgtcaagtggccataacaactatattaaATCTAGGAAATTAATTcgaaatacaatgaaacacagataagttaaatctctgctctctcctcgtgcataaagttttacccgaagtaactcgaaggtatataatataatgcatgaaagcctttttggcgcagaaaacatcacaaattgggattttattagtaagcaataagaccttatcagatgaataaatgctagaatctcagtcatacattgctcaaccagatgttggcacattgctatttgtcgctgaacggcatgaagcgaactttgagataaatgactagtaccttagcaacacgaagttgcgagtacatcGAAAGGTAATTCTGAGAATTTTTTCACAATGTTTGTGTGAAAAACCATTATGTGTTCCCGTCAAACCACTTTACTCGtcctatctaggacctctatgcttatgttgcatacatctctcagaattgtaaatacttatagtcactgaattgacttGGTATAGTTCTTTGATTGGTATGGTATAGCTttaagctaaatggtaaaggttAGTCCTAAATGGACATATACTGGAGTTTATGTAGCAAAACTACATTGAATTCCACCCTTTGAAATGCTTACCGTAATATATCTCTGATCTACCAGGAGTAAGAagagtagaaaatagccatgaaatccCATATTACCACATAGCTTGAAGTGAAATTGGGCATTTATATGTCATTGGTCCTTGGCACCGGAAGATCCATAATTCTTGACCTATAAGCTATTGGTGatggtaatttgtgatagaaatatgcaGATCTTATAGAGACcggttgtatcctctctactcctgatgatttcttcgtatgagagcagtaatatctgttgttgaagatggatcctaggcggataccagtattgtttcgttcttgccaagcagttatcatcatttgtttcatcaaaagctagttatatggtcattttcccagataaaatgaattattggccttgtctgttctattccaaagcttctctttttgccgaacaacgaagagatcgaaataatgctttatagaacaaattggtatataatatgaggagaaatgtttgccctgctggcagcatcacaaataattaactattgttattagttctctctcaaaagtataatacctaaaaatgttgcataaatcgatacccaatttcagagcggtatgagtaattgggtaaaccatgggcagtgataaaaacgagctggactatacatctctgtgtataaaaatctttgcttggcagcattggcctgatgccatgcactttactaccaatataagcacacacatttttcctatgtgcctcaaagcacaatacaaccagtgaatgtccttgtgagcgctagaccctgatggtcattttacttgttgatctgaagtcaactaatagctccaaacgacgaatggtatgcatgagcccctgaaggaccctcatggataaaatagtgttgtgtatatcagtctaaatcttaatgattgactatgcatttggtagtaataacaataagtttgcagaattgtaaccatgaagcaacttgttgttgcgtgtctcgctggatgttgagactaacccttcatgttgaaggacaaatatgtagtattcatgccactacacaaatctaagtccaaagctcactgcataaaacccctatctgtaatgtgcgtaagatttcccaaataaatcaccataaTAGCATACAatggccacaactggatgattgtggttggggatattatctgtatgcttttagaacatctcggcattaggggagATAAATGTCCatctagtgtaatgcctcaatattctattaaacgcacaaaagctaAACTGAACATGTCGtttcggtgtgtactcctgtgtataaggagtctgccagaaatcgttgaggagtaaccatattggtttgaatgcttctacctgatgtagatgtggatatacccgggattaatgtcgtatccacatttgacttattggtatttgatctattcttggggacgcctgcgaatatgatccatcagccttagtcaaagcatatgttctgattgcagattcacgtggtctgtgataactctccttcgattaattcaccctgatggtgatttgcctcacgaagaggttcatcttgatgatgaagttcctagcaatgcgcacaatatcattgtgctgggaatacggaacaatgaatcttttgttttgggaaatgacgaagatcattattaaatgtgggagacaaatatgtcgacacctatcttgcccctctagattgcaaatggatccaaaacaaagtcctaggcatgagtgctttaagctctcttatcgggtcattgataaatgaaatcgaggctgaaccaataatcgcaaaatgaaagtcacgagcttgaagttcggacatttatgggcactattgaaataatgtgtggtgaatgcgatggttcaagtggtcttgtgagagacccattcCACGTATGTGctgaataaacactgttccgccatgtaatatatctggcaaatgacaTGAATTAaattatgcagttaataggattctgaagatccgtcataaGATCCTAGGAGGatccatatctttgaattataaatatgcaacatataaatctcataccgaataatacattcctgacgaaTTAACACTCTtctatgtagagagaatatctcctagatgagattatagttccttgatggaacttttccagaagaaataaagtctgtgttgaacaccaaagtttgataatccctataaagggataaagacccatacagacccgaaaaggaataagatgaggtacctaaggacttgaagttcaccgaataagcacatgtgcattccacgagttttactcatggtattttccacttgatgtggaattacggtatcctctaaagccccgatggcagaaacctataaggtttaggtgttactggcaaaaataTCCCTATCATGCCAGAATGACAGgctataacgatgtatctgatcgatgaaaaaatccctgatggattacgatctttgatggactttcgttacaccatcatagatgttgcaatggatgaacgcctggagcgatgtgtcatatttagaatatgtactattgcaactatattatcccctaagtcctatataaggacatgttacttgctttgcacaactatgtataaattgtggtgtaagatagaaaatgatagcaccccaacctcgtccattctcgttattccagatgaacaatgagatatatatcttaaagaatatgcttgagttatgagggataacgactttgacatatgtcatcgtcagggggagcaaatgcttatattgatcacaatcgtgtgacaataaatgtcatattcaatgccctgaaggcgtcagcttgatgatcaatatgtgaacctttatggaagtttctatcaaatatgtagatctagtcgatcgaacaccactaGTCGAAGTGACTTATTtatgttgatacgtgcacttacctcgtgtatcctagaagtgagttgaggtgaagttcctgaaataatctttgcaaggatatgcaatctatttgctaaatctatatgtgcatatacttccagaagaaaatattttgtcatattgatacagttttgcaaggatcagggggagcacatttctaaacttAGCCTTTGTAGAGGATTCggtagaatctagatcccagaggatcgaaatctgtcccgatgacagctgttgtactctttttcccttggtgagttttcttgaagtttctcacatgaggtttttaacgaggcaacaaagtgcaaatgcaatttgtatcaccatgcactctttcttcatatttttcccactggtttttttggagttttaacgaggcatgtgttgatcgcggtattcgcccaagggggagtgttgagaaaccctaatgaagggttatgtgggcaaataccgaatatagcCCTGAGGGCTATCACGTCTCTATACATAGAACCTGTACCCCTCATATGgaatagagaagagaaagaggtcagaggcccaaccctacatcgtgtctattgtgtttcctctgtcgtgctaatgggaagggagacgggtactctacagcttcttgcgcctctactgctgacgggaggaaaGGGAGTGGatcttgatagtcgcctagagggggggggggtgaatagggcgaaactgaaatttacaaatataaacacaactacaagtcgggttagtgttagaaacaaaaacgagtccgcaagagagggtgcaaaacaaatcgcaagcaaatgaaaagtgtgacacgcggatttgttttaccgaggttcggttctcg contains these protein-coding regions:
- the LOC100280600 gene encoding IAA24 - auxin-responsive Aux/IAA family member, producing the protein MELDADNLSATELRLGLPGTSSSSSDDWQKKPSPSVGAKRALDDGTKSEASGTSPAARDLDFDHDHDTAAPPKAQVVGWPPVRAYRKNTFQAAAAAKKVEQKQKQQQQGGLYVKVSMDGAPYLRKVDLRMYKGYRELREALDALFTNSFSAAAEGGGDHHQHAIAYEDKDGDLMLAGDVPWDMFISSCKKLRIMKGSASEAR